A stretch of Cyanobacterium sp. HL-69 DNA encodes these proteins:
- a CDS encoding hypothetical protein (expressed protein), with protein sequence MVNKVVFFTIWILFIGYGFLFAPPDNPETMDLIINLSKGSWDGINPYIISLFNLMGILPMIYACLLLVDGRGQKLMATPFMVGSFFLGAFSLLPYFALRESNNTFVGEKTIFIKIVESKLTAIALIIGTTILVVSGVKNGNFSDFVYQWQNSKFIHVMSLDFCLLCLLFPVLIKDDLARRNINNPVLRAIAFIPLFGTLIYMILRPSLSTDETPNNSEVLA encoded by the coding sequence ATGGTTAATAAAGTTGTTTTTTTTACTATTTGGATTTTATTTATAGGTTACGGATTTTTATTTGCCCCTCCTGATAATCCTGAGACTATGGATTTAATCATTAATCTTTCTAAGGGGAGTTGGGATGGTATCAACCCCTATATTATCAGCTTGTTTAATCTCATGGGAATCTTACCGATGATTTATGCTTGTTTACTTTTGGTTGATGGTAGGGGGCAAAAATTGATGGCGACTCCTTTTATGGTGGGTAGTTTTTTCCTCGGGGCATTTTCTCTTTTACCTTATTTTGCTTTGCGGGAATCTAATAATACTTTTGTGGGGGAAAAAACGATATTTATTAAAATTGTCGAAAGTAAGTTAACGGCGATCGCCCTTATAATCGGTACTACTATATTGGTGGTATCAGGGGTAAAAAATGGTAACTTTAGTGATTTTGTTTATCAATGGCAAAATAGTAAATTTATCCATGTGATGAGCCTTGATTTTTGTCTGTTATGCTTACTTTTCCCTGTACTTATTAAAGATGATTTGGCAAGACGTAATATTAATAATCCCGTGCTAAGGGCGATCGCTTTTATACCTTTATTTGGTACTTTAATATATATGATATTACGCCCCTCTTTATCCACTGATGAAACTCCTAATAATTCTGAAGTATTAGCATGA
- a CDS encoding Fe-S oxidoreductase: MDLFSLEKLLFTPTSKNHNPISLIYAFPNEYTVGITSLGYQLIWANFSTREDVEVTRLFTDIEEKLPRHPEILGFSFSWELDYVNILDLLEKLQIPIYAKDRTENHPLVFGGGPVLTANPEPFAEFFDVILLGDGENLIDNFIDSFQEIRNGDRQEKLIHLAQTPGIYCPNLYHVQYEDITGKIKSITPINERIPAVVEKQTYRGNVLSASTVVTEKAAWENIFMVEVVRSCPEMCRFCLASYLTLPFRTASLEGSLIPAIERGLKYTNRLGLLGASVTQHPEFEELLNYIMQPKYDDVRLSIASVRTNTVTEKLAQTLTKRDTKSITIAIESGSAKIRQMINKKLENEEIIQASINAEKGGLRAIKFYGMVGLPQEDNSDLDATIEMMRAVKKASPRLKTTLGCSTFVPKAHTPFQWFGVNKQSKKRLQYLQKNLAKAGVDFRPESYNWSVIQGLMSRGDRRLTKLLLLTRIYGDTLGSYKRAFKELKGQLPSLDYYVHDNWELEQVLPWSHLKTALPDETLVKHLQMSLPNEIS; the protein is encoded by the coding sequence ATGGATTTATTTTCCTTAGAAAAACTACTCTTTACCCCCACCTCCAAAAACCATAATCCCATCTCCCTTATCTACGCCTTTCCCAATGAATATACCGTAGGAATTACCAGCCTAGGTTATCAATTAATTTGGGCAAACTTTAGTACCCGTGAAGATGTAGAAGTTACTCGTTTATTTACTGATATTGAGGAAAAATTACCCCGTCATCCTGAAATATTAGGCTTTTCTTTTTCATGGGAATTAGATTATGTTAATATCCTTGATTTATTAGAAAAATTACAAATTCCTATCTATGCTAAAGATAGAACAGAAAACCATCCTTTAGTATTTGGAGGAGGCCCTGTTTTAACCGCTAATCCCGAACCATTTGCCGAATTTTTTGACGTTATCTTATTAGGAGATGGAGAAAATTTAATTGATAATTTTATTGATAGTTTCCAAGAAATTAGAAACGGTGATAGACAAGAAAAATTAATCCATTTAGCCCAAACCCCTGGTATTTATTGCCCTAATTTATACCATGTGCAATATGAAGATATAACGGGAAAAATTAAATCTATTACCCCCATTAATGAGCGCATTCCTGCGGTGGTGGAAAAACAAACCTATCGAGGAAATGTCTTGTCGGCTTCTACCGTTGTCACGGAAAAGGCGGCATGGGAAAATATTTTCATGGTGGAAGTGGTGCGCAGTTGCCCCGAAATGTGTCGTTTTTGTCTGGCAAGTTATCTTACTTTACCATTTCGCACCGCTAGTTTAGAAGGTTCGTTAATTCCTGCCATTGAAAGGGGGTTGAAATATACTAACCGTTTGGGGTTGTTGGGGGCATCGGTTACTCAACACCCAGAGTTTGAGGAGTTGTTAAACTATATCATGCAACCAAAATATGATGATGTACGCCTCAGTATTGCTTCGGTGCGTACGAATACGGTGACGGAAAAATTAGCTCAAACCCTTACCAAAAGAGATACCAAGTCTATTACCATCGCCATCGAAAGTGGTTCGGCAAAAATTCGCCAAATGATTAATAAAAAGTTGGAAAATGAGGAAATTATCCAGGCGTCTATCAATGCGGAAAAGGGTGGTTTAAGGGCGATTAAGTTTTATGGCATGGTAGGCTTACCCCAAGAGGATAACAGCGATTTAGATGCCACCATTGAGATGATGAGGGCGGTTAAAAAGGCTTCGCCACGGTTAAAAACTACCCTCGGCTGTAGTACATTTGTACCAAAAGCTCATACTCCTTTCCAGTGGTTTGGGGTAAATAAGCAGTCGAAAAAGCGTTTACAGTATTTACAAAAAAATCTGGCAAAGGCAGGGGTTGATTTTCGCCCAGAGAGCTATAATTGGTCTGTGATTCAAGGGTTAATGTCTAGGGGCGATCGCCGCTTAACTAAACTGTTATTATTAACTCGTATTTATGGAGATACTCTGGGTAGTTATAAACGGGCATTTAAGGAATTAAAAGGACAGTTACCTAGTTTAGACTATTATGTTCATGATAATTGGGAGTTAGAGCAGGTTTTGCCCTGGAGTCACCTCAAAACGGCTTTACCTGATGAGACTCTGGTTAAACATCTACAAATGTCTTTACCCAATGAAATAAGCTGA
- a CDS encoding Serine/threonine protein phosphatase encodes MSHIHCINPQCNATNSVDESICQECNTPTTRRYLWVMDGEAQCFEIQTLIDDRFYVINDKVVLDTKPQKIPTFGDDIPSEIIPYQRLFTQKLHLPQVYSAIANTWLLEHQSTPINDSGELVYPHIFPTLHSSWAEASSLRQLNWLWQIGQLWFYLKKQKVLSSFLAEDNLRVDGGIVKIMELSPDNDNKPSLQDLGNLLEPFVKDSQEIIQEVLTNIVLSLQQKLITSTGELIKILDQALFILGEEYYQRKYHILTTTDPGKKRGNNEDACYPPALELKENVSGINTLTIICDGLGGQKGGEIASNLAIKTLEQELTQIYQKQLKDTLYSQNWTPLIDKEKILSALSEANDQITEINNAQGSKDRDRMGTTVVLTLALDHEIYFGHVGDSRIYLITSQGCHQLTVDDDLASREVRLGYSFYREMTSNPQAGALIQALGTDYAKNIRPHIKRIIPDEDCVLLLCSDGLSDFERVEQYWRQEVLPILGEKVSLSESIAHLLDIALTKNGHDNVTIGLVHCQILRMDAQKQRGLSWATLREVLPDLPQPDLSAVTLAKKDDFFERYKYWIAFFLVLVGIILGVFYQSKSSESPSNPSSVNSLYHG; translated from the coding sequence ATGAGCCATATTCACTGCATCAATCCTCAATGTAATGCTACTAATTCGGTGGATGAAAGTATCTGTCAGGAATGCAATACTCCTACTACTCGGCGTTATCTATGGGTGATGGATGGGGAGGCTCAATGTTTCGAGATTCAGACTCTCATTGACGATCGCTTTTATGTGATTAATGATAAGGTTGTTTTAGATACTAAACCTCAGAAAATTCCTACTTTTGGAGATGATATTCCCTCAGAAATAATTCCCTATCAACGTTTATTTACCCAAAAATTGCACCTACCTCAAGTATATAGTGCGATCGCAAATACTTGGTTATTAGAACATCAAAGCACCCCCATAAATGATTCTGGTGAGTTAGTTTATCCTCACATTTTTCCCACCCTCCACAGTAGTTGGGCAGAGGCTTCCTCCCTCAGACAATTAAATTGGTTATGGCAAATAGGACAACTTTGGTTTTATTTGAAAAAGCAAAAAGTCTTATCTAGTTTCTTGGCAGAAGATAATTTGAGGGTAGATGGTGGCATTGTCAAAATAATGGAATTAAGCCCCGACAATGACAACAAACCCAGCTTACAAGACTTAGGCAATTTATTAGAACCCTTCGTAAAAGATAGCCAAGAAATAATCCAAGAAGTTTTAACAAATATTGTCCTCAGCTTACAGCAAAAACTCATTACCAGTACAGGAGAACTAATTAAAATATTAGATCAAGCCCTGTTTATACTAGGGGAAGAATACTATCAAAGAAAATATCATATTCTGACCACCACAGATCCAGGCAAGAAAAGAGGTAATAATGAAGACGCTTGTTATCCCCCTGCCCTAGAATTAAAAGAAAACGTTTCAGGAATAAATACTTTGACAATTATTTGTGATGGACTAGGGGGGCAAAAAGGCGGGGAAATAGCCTCTAATTTAGCTATAAAGACCCTAGAACAAGAATTAACTCAAATTTATCAAAAACAACTAAAAGATACCCTCTATAGCCAAAATTGGACGCCTTTGATTGATAAAGAAAAGATCCTCTCTGCCTTATCCGAAGCCAATGACCAAATTACAGAGATTAATAATGCACAAGGAAGTAAAGATCGAGATAGAATGGGTACTACGGTAGTTTTAACCCTAGCCTTAGATCATGAAATATACTTTGGTCATGTGGGAGATTCACGGATTTACCTCATCACTTCTCAGGGCTGTCATCAATTAACAGTGGATGATGATTTAGCATCGAGGGAGGTGCGTTTGGGTTATAGTTTTTATCGAGAAATGACCAGTAATCCCCAAGCGGGGGCTTTGATTCAGGCTTTGGGTACAGATTACGCTAAAAATATTCGTCCTCACATTAAACGAATTATTCCTGATGAGGATTGCGTTTTGTTATTATGTTCTGATGGTTTGTCAGATTTTGAAAGGGTTGAACAATATTGGCGTCAGGAGGTTTTACCGATTTTAGGGGAAAAAGTTTCTCTTTCTGAAAGTATTGCCCATTTACTGGATATTGCTTTAACTAAAAATGGCCATGATAATGTCACCATTGGTTTAGTCCATTGTCAGATATTGCGCATGGATGCTCAAAAACAAAGAGGATTATCTTGGGCTACGTTGAGAGAAGTTTTGCCTGATTTACCCCAGCCTGATTTATCGGCGGTGACTTTGGCGAAGAAGGATGATTTTTTTGAGCGTTATAAGTATTGGATTGCTTTTTTCTTGGTGCTTGTGGGCATTATTTTGGGGGTGTTTTATCAGTCAAAGTCTTCGGAGAGTCCTTCTAACCCTTCTTCTGTAAATTCGCTGTATCATGGTTAG